Sequence from the Paeniglutamicibacter cryotolerans genome:
ACCGTTGGCCGGTGGATTCGGTGCCGTGGAGGGAAGGTCGTAGGGTGCTACGTAGAGCGGCGTCCGCGAAGCCTCGATGGCGGCACGGGCGGCTGAAACCTCGGCTTCGAGCCGTTCGGCCGATGTAGGTGGCGGAGGCAGACGGGCTTGGCGGGCCTCCGCGGCCAGCTGCGCGTCAAGGATGCGTTGATTGCGCAGGAAGGCATCGCTGACTGCCACTGCCTGGAACGCCACGAGCCGCTCCCTTTCAGCCAAGCGGTGTGCTTCGATGTCGGCTTGCTTGGCCGCGACGGCCAGATGCTCGGCATCCCGCTTCGCTTTCGCTACACGTTGTGCCTCCGCCCTCGCCTTGGCCTGTGCCTCCTGCTGGTCGGCGATGACCTGTGCGGCCTTGGCCGTGGCCTGGGCCTCGATGAGGTTCAGGCGTTTGGCCTCATGCTCGGCGGCGTTCCGAATCGCGCGGACCTTCGCCTGAGCGCGGGTTTCTCGGTAGGTGGTGGCAAGAACGGCAGGGGTGGCCATGACGCGGTCGCCGATGGCTTCCCAGTCCGGTTCGGGGATCCCGTCAAACCAGTTGCTGAGCGAAAAGCCGCCTTCCGGCGCTTCCGGAGCCGCCCCGGGTGCGGGGCGTTGTGGTGTCGGGGGGATGGCCGGTGCGTCCCGGGGGTTGAGCGGAATGTGTGAGCCAGAGGTTTCCCGACGCGGGGCTCCAGGCAGTGGAGATGACTGCGGCGCAGGTGCCGAGGCGCTGAGTCGGCGACGGGCCGCGGCCGCGGGGGATCGGTCGGTGTCGGAATCAACCATCGGTGGTGCACGCCCTTCCGTCGATGAGCCCGGGCCGGTGCGCCGGCATGGGTGACTCCGACCAGCGTACCTAACGGAGCCCAGAACTCAACGGAAATTTCCACCGGACCGGAAGAACGCTACCGCCGGCTAGGGGATTGCCGGGTACGGGCGCTCGGCCAATTCCATGGCCGAGCGGAAAGCGGCGTCCTTGCCGCTCAGCGGATCGGTGAAACACACGCCCCGGGCCAGCAGTTGCAATGGGTGTGCGTAATCGTCAGGTGCCTTGTCCAGCAGGTCGGGGTAGAAGGCGTCGTTGAGGATGCCCAGGCCGAGGGCAGCCATGTGCACGCGCAACTGGTGCGTCTTGCCGCTGTGCGGGCGCAGGACGAAGTGCCCGACCTCGCGCCCGGGCTGGTTGCCGTGGCTGTATCCGGTACCGATCAGATCGATCTCCGACTCGGCGTTCGGCTCCCCCGGCAGGACCGTCGACAGCAGCTCGCCCTTCGTCTTGCCCATCCGGTTCCTATGGGTCACCGGGAAATCGAGTGCCGCCATTGCCTCGTGCCGCAGCGGGTCCAGCGCCGAAACGCACTCGTATTCCTTGCGGATCTCGCGGCGCTCGAACAGCGTCTGATAGGCCCCGCGGGTTGCCGGGTTCACCGAGAACATGATGACCCCGGCAGTTGCCCGGTCCAAGCGGTGCATCGGGATCAGGTCGGGCATGTCCAACCTGTTGCGCAGCCGCACCAGCGCGGATTCCTGGACGAAGCGCCCGCCGGGGGTGGTCGGCAGGAAGTGTGGCTTGTCCACCACCAGCAAGTCGTCATCGAGGTGCATGATCGTTTCGGTGAAGGGAATCGGTTCCTCGACGGGCAGGGTCCTGTAGTACCAGAGGAATTCGTGCACACCCAGGGGCGTGGTGGGTGTCAGCGGTTCGGCGCCGAGGCCGACGATCTCACCGCACGCGAAGCGGCGGACGATTCCCTCGGGGTCTACATGCCCGAAGCGTTCGAGCATGTAGTCCATGACCGAACCCCAAGGCCCGGTATCCGGGATACGCAGACGGGTTGCATTGACGCCGTCACGGACGGGGAGGGGAGAGAGCATGGCCACCTATCCAGTCTCCCACGCCCGTGCCGATGCTCAGTCGACGCGGAAGCCGAGCTTGATCCCGACCTGCCAGTCGGCCACGACGCCACCCTTGATGTGGCCGCGGACCTCAGTGATTTCGAACCAGTCCATGTTGCGCAGGGTTTCCCCGGCCGTGCCGACTGCATTGTTCACCGCCGCTTCGATGCCCTGGGGTGAGGTTCCTACGAGCTCGGTGATCTTGTAGACGTGCTCAGCCATGACGTCCTCCCAAAACGGTTCCACGGCCCGGTGCCGGCGGAGTGCATGGGGTAAACCTAGCCCCGCCGACACCAAACGTAAATGGCCTACGCCCGGTTGGCCACCCGCAGCCTGACCGAATCGTCCACGGCCTGGCAGTTCGGGCAGAAGTACAGGTCACGTTCCACTATCTGGCCACCGGGTGCCTCCGGGTCCGCCATGCGTTCGTGGCTCAGCGTGCCACCGCAGCGCAGGCAGGGCTTGCCCGTGCGCCCGTACACCCAATAGGGATCGGGTCCCGATGCGCCGGTGGTCATGCGCCGGGCCCGGTCCTTGTTGGCCTGCAGCAGCTGGTGCGTCACCTCCACGACGTGGGCCAGGTCGGAAATCTGCCCGACCGGTGTGTGCGGGTTAATGCGGCTGATGAACAGCACCTCGCATCGGTAGATGTTGCCGAGTCCGGCAACGAGCCGCTGATCGAGCAGGGCCAGGCCGACGGGCCGCTCGGGATCGAGCAGCAGCCTGCGCTGGGCCTCCAGCGGATCCCAGGAATGCCCCAACGGGTCGGGGCCCAGATGGCCGATGGCTTCCGGTTCGTCGTGGGTGCGCAGTACCCGCAGGAAGCCCAGCTCGAAGCCGACCGCCTGGAAGGCCGAGTTGCCCAGCACGCAGCGGGCCTGGAAGGAGGGAGAACGCCAGCGTTCCCCGGAGGCATAGACGTCCCAGTGCCCCTCCATCAGCATGTGCGAGTGGATGCTGACCCCGGGTTGATGCTGGTGGGGGCCGGCGGGCGGCACCAGCCGGATCAGCAGGTGCTTGCCGCGGGAAACCACGGATTCGACGCGCCACCCAACGAAGTTCAGTGTTGCGTAGCGGGGGATTCGGAAATCGCTGATGTTCAGGACGTGTCCGGTCAGTGCGGCATCGAGCCGTCTGGCGGCACGGAATACTGTATCGCCCTCAGGCATTTGTCATCCCTCCGGTGGTGGCAGTTGGGCTCGGCCGGTGGAAGGGAGCCAAGCCGGGATTCCCCGAGGCCTCCTCGGGGGGCCATGCTGCTCCCTCCGTCCGCCGGTGAGATATCGGTACAGTGGTGACCTTTGACATCTGCAAACTCCCCTCCCCATGGTCGCGTCACTGGTCCATGCCCAGAAACGCCGACGTTCAACATGTGACCCGTGCCACCAGCCTAGTACGAAAGGCCGACAGCCCGCCGAAACTTTTCTTATTCATCTTTTGACCTGAGGTTATGGAAGTTCTATGACCTGAACCTGAGCCCCGAGGGAGAGGAATAGAAGCCTGCCGACAGCAGTGATGCCGCAAGAGGCGTATCCAAGATGGTGGCGCCATTCACTTTTTCCAGCGCCAGTTTCTGTACCCGTGCCCGACGCAACACGGCAACAAGGGCCTTCGCCATGGCGTCGCAGGCCTGCGGCGACTGCTCGAAGAGCAACAGCGTCTTGCCCCCGCGTTCCAGGTACAGGCCCAGCGAACCATCCAGCAGCACCACCAGCGCGCCGGCCTTGCGGCCGGGGCGGTGGCCGGTGGCCTGCTCATCGCCGGGCACCGGCCAAGGCAGCGCTGCGCCGTAGGGGTTGGCCGGGTCGGTGGCCGCCAGCGCGATGGCCGTGGGAACCCGTGACGGGGAACGGGTATCGTCCAGCGCCGCGTCAACCGAGTAGGTGCGCAGTCGGTCGACAGTCGCCGGAACCGAGAACTGTGCAGCGCCGAGCTTCTCGATGAAATAGCCGCGCCGGGTCCGCCCTGCCTCCTCCAACCGGGACAGCACCCGGTACATCTGCCCGAACCCGCCGGGGATCCCCTCGGACATGACCGAACCGCGGGTGAGTACCCCGTAACGGTCCAGCAGATACTCGGCGGAGGCGTGGGCCCTGAGCGTCGGATCCGCCTCGGGTGCTGGCAGCAGTGACCAACGCCCGGCCCCGTGGGCCGCACCGGGTGCCGTGGAACCCACCCCAACCCGGGCCTCTTCCGGACGTAGCCCGGATGCCGCTGCCAGTGATGCGCGAACTTGGCGCATCCTGCCGGGACGCGGCGCGCGTACCCGCGGTGCATGGGCGCGCTGCTTGTGCGCCGTCTTGCCGCCATCGAGCAGCCCACGTACCGGGGCGAACGTGTCGTTCCCGATCCATCCGGCCCACACCAGGTCCCACAGCCCCTGCAGCACCAGCGCGTCGCTGGGGCGCGGGGAGGGGGCATCGGCCAGCAGCCCGGTGATCTGGCGGAAGAAGAAACCACCGCCGTTGCCCAGGACTCCGAGCAGCGCGGCGTGTAGTTCGGAGGGCATGAAATCAGGATCCCTGGCCAGTGTCAGCGGGGCGGAATCGGCCAGGTGCAGCGCCAGCCAGCCGTCGTTGCCGGCCAGCGAACCGGCTCCGGAAAACAGCACCTCACCCGTGGCCAGGAGCTCGTCGAGCATTGCCGGCCCGTAGTCGGGCACACGGGCCGGCAGGACCAGCGATTCCCAGGCACTCGCCGGAATCGGGACCCCGGAGAGCTGGTCGATGACGGTTGCCACCCCATCCACCCCGCGCAGGTCCTCCCCGACGTACTGCCAGGGAGGCAGGAAGCGTCCATAGGTCGGCGCGTCGACGGGTTCGACCTCCGCCCGCAGCGCGGCCAGCGAGCGGGCACGGATCCGGCGTAGGACGTGGGCGTCGCAGTATTCGAGGCCGCCGGTGCTCCCGGGTTCCAGCGGGCGGAATTCGCCCTCCGCGACCCGGCCCTGGTCGACCAGGGCGCGCAGCGCGGGAGCCACGACGGCAATTCCGAGTCCCAGCGCCGCTGCAACCTCGGCGGCGGTGAAGGGACCGTGCGTGCGGGCATGGCGGGAGACCAGGTCGCCGAGCGGGTCGGCCACCGGCTCGATGAACGCCAGCGGCACGCCCATGGGCAGCGGGACCCCCAGCGCGTCGCGCAGCCGCGCGGCATCCTCGATGGCGGCGAAGACGGTTTCCCCGGCCAGCTTCAGTTCCAGCGCCCGACGGGAGCGGACCAGGGCCAGCAGGTGCGCCAGCGCTTCGGCCTCCGTGGAGTGGAGGGCGCCGGCACTCTCTCCGGCAGCCGGCTCCGGACGCAGCCGGGCGGCGGACTGGGCCGCGGATAGCGGGCCGAGCAGTCGCAACAGGTCGGCCGCCCCCTCGAGGCCGGCCAACCGGCGTGCGGGAACCAGCCGCTGGAGCTCGGCCTCGACATCGTGGATCACCCCGGCGTCGAGCAGCTCGCGCAGCTCGGCGCGGCCCAACAGCTCGCCCAGCAGCGCCGGGTCCAGTGACAGGGCGGCGGCCCGGCGTTCGGCCAGCGGCGAGTCGCCCTCGTAGAGGAACTGCGCGACGTAGCCGAAGAGCAGCGACTGGGCGAAGGGCGAGGGGGAGCGGGTAGTGGTCTCGACCAGCCGCAGGGTGCGCGAGGCCAGTGCGTCGGCGAGTTCACGCAGCGCCGGCAGGTCGTAGACGTCGGCCAGGCATTCGCGCACGGTTTCCAGGATGATCGGGAAATCCGGGTACTTCTTCGCCACGTCCAGCAGTTGGGCCGAGCGTTGGCGCTGCTGCCAGAGCGGGGTGCGCTTGGCCGGGTTCTGCCGCGGCAACAGCAATGCGCGGGCGGCGCATTCGCGGAAGCGGGCGGCGAAGAGCGCCGAGCCGCCGACCTCGCGGGTGACGATGTCCTCCAGCTCGTCGGCGGAAAAGTCGAAGAGCTCGGCGCCGGGCGGTTCATCGTCCATGGCCGGCACGCGCAGCACTATCCCGTCGTCCGCCGCCATCGCCGAGCCGTCCAGTCCGTAGCGCTGGTGCAGCCGCGCCCCGACGGCCAGCGCCCAGGGCGCATGGACCGGCAGGCCGTACGGCGAATGCAACACCACGCGCCAGTCCCCGAGCTCGTCGACGAAGCGCTCGAGCACCAGCGTCTTGTCATTCGGTACGGTCCCGGTGGCCTCGGCCTGGGCGTCCAGGTAGGAGCGCACATTTTGTGCCGCCCAGGGATCGAGCCCGATGCCCGCCAGCCTGGCCGCGGTGGCCGGCGGGGACAGCGCGGCGACCTCGCGTCGAAAGGCGCCCACGGCCCGGCCCAGCTCGTAGGGGCGGCCCAGGGTGTCGCCCTTCCAAAAGGGAAGCTTGCCCGGCTGCCCGAACGCCGGGGAGACCAACACCTTGTCGTGGGTGATGTCCTCGATCTTCCAGCTGGTGGCGCCGAGCGCGAACACGTCACCGACCCGGGACTCGTAGACCATCTCCTCGTCGAGCTCGCCGACCCGGCGCCCTCCCCTGGCGCTGTCCTCCGTGCCGATCAGGAAGACGCCGAAGAGCCCGCGGTCCGGGATGGTGCCGCCGGATGTCACTGCCAGCCGCTGGGCGCCGGGACGCCCGGTGATGGTCCCGGCCTCCCGGTCCCAAACGATGCGCGGGCGCAGTTCGGCGAACTCGTCGGAGGGGTACTTGCCGGCAAGCAGGTCAAGCGTCGCCTCGAAGGCCGAGCGCGGCAGCACGGCGAAGGGGGCTGAGGCGCGCACCATATCGAACCACTCCTCCACCTCGACCGGGCCCAGGGCGCAGGCGGCGACGGTCTGTTGGGCCAGGATGTCCAGCGGGTTGGCGGGGATCCGCAGCGATTCGATCTTCCCGGCGCGCATGCGTTCGACGGTGACCGTCGTATTGAGCAGGTCCCCGCGGTGCTTGGGGAAGAACACGCCGGTGGAGACCTCCCCGACCTGGTGCCCGGCACGGCCCACGCGCTGCAGCCCCGAGGCCACCGAGGAGGGGGATTCGACCTGGATGACCAGGTCCACCAGGCCCATGTCGATGCCGAGCTCCAGCGAGCTGGTCGCCACCACGCAGCGCAGCCGTCCGGTCTTCAGGTCGTCTTCGATGCCGGCGCGCTGCTCCTTGGAGACCGAGCCGTGGTGGGCGCGGGCCAGCAGCGGTTCGGCCCCGGCACTCGAGCCGGCCTGCGCCATGATTACCGCCGGCGTCGCCGGGGTGGTCCGGGTTGGGTGGCCCTCAACGATGCCGGCCGCCGTCGAACCCCTCCCGCCGGGTGCGGAGCCGTCCGGCGGCTCGGCTCCGGTGCGTTCGGCGTGGATCTCGTTGAGCCGCCCGGTCAGCCGCTCGGCCAGCCGGCGGGAGTTGGCAAACACGATCGTTGACTGGTTGACCTCGATCAGGTCGACGATCTTCTCCTCGACGTGCGGCCAGATGCTCGCCTTGGGCTGGAGCCCGGAGGCCGGGCCCAGGTCGTGCGCCGCGGCCGCCGAGGGAAGGTCGGTCATGTCCTGCACGGGCACGGTAATGCTCAGGTCCCAGGTCTTGGTGCCGGGAGGCGCGACGATCGATACGGGGGCCGCACCGCCCAGGAAGCGGGCGACCTCGGCATGCGGTTCCACCGTGGCGGAGAGCCCGATGCGCTGGGCCGGCCGGAGGAGCAGGGCATCGAGGCGTTCCAACGAGAGCGCCAGGTGGGCGCCGCGCTTGGTGCCGGCCACCGCATGGACCTCGTCGATGATGACGGTGTCGACCTCGGCGAGGGTTTCGCGCGCCTTGGAGGTCAGCATCAGGAACAGCGATTCGGGGGTGGTGATCAGGATGTCCGGCGGATTGACCAGCAGCCGGCGGCGTTCGTTGGCCGGGGTGTCGCCGGAGCGCACTCCCACTGCGATCACCGGCGTCGGCAGCCCCAGCCGGCGCGCCGTCTGGGTAATGCCCACCAACGGGGAGCGCAGGTTGCGCTCCACGTCCACGCCCAGGGCCTTGAGTGGCGAAATGTAGAGCACCCGCGTGCCGCGGGCCGGTTGCTTCTTTCCGGGCGGGGGAAGTTCCAGCGGCAGTTCGGGCTGCCCCTGGGCCCGGCGGATGAACGAATCCAGGGCCCACAGGAAGGCCGAGAGCGTCTTGCCCGATCCGGTGGGCGCCACGACCAAGGCGTGGGCGCCGGAGGAGACCGTGTCCCAGGCTCCGAGCTGGGCCGGGGTCGGGGCGCTGAAGGCGCCGGCGAACCATTCGCGGGTTGCCGGGGTAAAGCGGTCCATGACCGGGTGCGGGGCGCTGTTTTCTTCCATCGGGATCAGCTTACGACGCACCCGGGTCCGTAGTCCGCCGGGGTCCCCAAAAGTCCCGGCGGAGAACCATTGCCATCGGCTATACACGCGGGTAGCGTCCTATACGTGAGTACAGCATCGACGGATCTCACCGGTCGGGCACGGCTGCGGGATGCCGCCATCGAATGCTTTGCGGCGCGCGGATTCGGTGAGTCCCTCCGGGCCATTGCGGCACGCGCCGGCGTCACCGCGGGACTGGTCCGCCACCACTTCGGTTCCAAGGACGTGCTGCGGGCCGAGTGCGATGCCACGGTGCTCGAACGCTACCGGATGCTGAAAACCCAAAGCATGGATACCGACCCGGCGCTGCTCTTTTCCACGTTCCCCTCCTCCCGCGAGGGCGGGATCCTGATGCTCTACATCCTGCGCAGCGTGCGCGACGGCGGCACGGCGGGACGCGAATTCCTCGCGAACCTGGTCACCGAGGCGCTCGTCTTCACCCGGGACGCCGTGGCCCGCGGCATCGTGGTGCCCAGCCGCAACGAGGAGGCCCGGGTCAGGTTCCTGGTCCAGCAAGCGGTTGGCGGGCTGATCGTGAAGCTCGCCATGTACCCGGACACCGACCTCGATGACTTCAGCGGCGTCATGGAGTGCTTCTCCGCCGAAACCATGCTGCCCACGCTGGAGCTGTACACGGAGGGCCTGTTCGCCGACTCGGGCTACCTCGATCAATTCCTGGCGTACGCGGCGGCAACGCCGAACCCGCCCGCGGGCCCCGCGGGAGAACCAGCTCATCGGTAAGGAAAAACGATGTCCACGAATACCCCGGCCATCGAGGTCACCGGACTGCGCAAGCACTTTGGACGCACCAGCGCCCTGGCGGGACTGGACCTGAGGGTGGAGCAGGGCGTCGTCGCCGGTTTCCTCGGGCCCAACGGATCAGGCAAGTCCACCACCATCCGCATCCTGCTCGGCCTGCTGCGTTCCGACGGCGGCGACGCGAAAATGCTCGGGTCCGACCCCTGGCACGATGCCGTTGCCCTGCACCGGCGCATCGCCTACGTCCCCGGAGAGGTGAGCCTGTGGCCGAACCTCACCGGAGGCCAGGTGATCGACATCCTCGCCAAGCTGCGCGGCGGGGTGGATGCCTGCAGGCGCTCCGAACTGCTGGAGCGCTTCGAACTGGACCCGACCAAGAAGTCCCGCAGCTACTCGAAGGGAAACCGGCAGAAGGTGGCGCTCGTGGCGGCCCTGGCCTCCGATGCCGAACTGCTGATCCTGGACGAGCCGACATCGGGCCTCGACCCGCTGATGGAGCAGGTGTTCACGGCCTGCATCCAGGAGGTCAAGGAACAAGGACGCAGCGTGCTGCTTTCCAGCCACATCTTCGCCGAGGTGGAAAAGCTCTGCGACACGGTGACAATCATCCGCGACGGGAAGACGGTGGAGGCGGGCCGGCTCGAGGAGCTGCGGCACCTGCACCGCACCACCGTGTCAGTGCTGCTGGACCGCGACGCCTCGGTGCTGGCCGGGGTTCCCGGGGTCAACGACCTCGCAGCCGTGGGCAACAAGGCGGTCTTCACCGTCGGCGAGGCCGAACTCGGCTCCGTGCTGCGGGCTGTGTCGGCCTATTCGCCGCGCTCGTTGATCTCCAGCCCGCCATCGTTGGAGGACCTGTTCCTGCGCCACTACGGCGGCGGTCTCCGGCCTGGTCCGGCCCGGACGGCGGGCGTGCGATGAGCACCGCAACGGCCCGCACCCGGCAGGCCAGGCGGTCCCCGGCCCTGGCCGCGTCGTTGACCGGATTCATGATCGCCGTGCTGTTCATCGCCCGCCGCAACTGGTTGCGCCTGCTGATCTGGGCGGCGGTACTCGCTGCCATGATCCCGGTGGTCTACGACTCGCAGCAGCAGGCCTTCCCGACCCAGGCGGCCCGGGACGCCTACGCCCAGGTCGCCAACACCCCTGCCGTCGCTGCCATGACCGGCCTGCCCTACGCCGCCGGATCACTCGGCGGCATCCTGGTCATCAAGATCTGGATGACACTTGCCGTTGCGCTGGCCTTCGCCTCGGTCTTCCTGGTCACCCGCAATGGGCGGGCCGACGAGGAAACCGGCCGCACCGAACTGCTGCGTGCCTCGGTACTTGGCCGCCACGCCTATAGCCTGGCGAACTACGCCGTTGCTTCGGCCCTGAGCGTGGTGGTCGGCGTGCTGATCTCGGTGCTCTGTCTGGCGGTCTTCCTGCCGGTGACCGGCTCCCTGCTCATGGGGGCCTCGATCGCCGGGACGGGACTGGCCTTCGTTGGCATCTCCGCGATCTGCGGCCAGCTCAGCTCCACCAGCCGCGGGGCGAATTCGCTGGGGGTCGCCGTGCTGGCGGTGTTCTACTTCATCCGGGCCGGAGCCGACCTGCAGTCCGACGGTAGCAGCACCACGGCGCTGAGCTGGTTCTCACCCATCGGCTGGGCGCAGAACATGCGCGCCTTCGGCGAAGACAACTGGTGGCCACTGCTGGCACTGCTGGCTTTGGCCATGGCTGGTTGTGCCCTCGCCCTGCTCATCGAAACCAACCGCGACCTGGGCATGGGCCTGCTGCCCGAACGGCGCGGCGCTGCCAGCGCATCGGGATTCCTCACCCGGCCAGTCGGGCTGGCGTTGCGGCTGCAACGCTCCTCGCTGTTGGGCTGGCTGGCCGGCGCGGTGGTCGCCGGTGCGTTCTTCGGAGGTGTCGCGAAGGCCATGTCCACGCTGCTTGACCCCTCCAACGCTTGGGCCCAGGCCTTCGTCGGATCCACGGGCAACATGCTCAACGGGGTGCTGAGCATCTTCGTGTTGTTCAACGGCATGCTGGCCGGGGCGTTCGCCGTGCAGTGCCTGTCGATGGCCAGCGCCGAGGAGGCCAGCGGCCGGCTGGAACCGCAGCTGGCCGGGGCGCTATCCCGTTCCGGCTGGCTGGGCGCGCACGTACTGGTAGCTGCCCTCGGCTCGGGGCTGATGCTGGTGATCGGAGGTTACCTCACCGGTGCCGCCTCGGCCGGGGCGGCAAGCGGCTCCGACCTGGCATTGGCCAGCCTGGCCTACTGGCCTGCGGTACTGCTGATACTGGGTCTGCAGCTGTTCCTGCATGGCTTCGTGACCCGCCACGGCGTCAGCATCACGTGGGCCGTCTACGGGGTTTCGGTCATGGTCGCCATGTTCGGCGAACTGTTCTCACTCTCCGAACGGGCTATCAAGTCCACTCCATTCGGCGCCGTGCCGAGGCTCCCGGCCGAGGCTTTTTCGCTGACACCGCTGCTGGTGCTCATCGCCATCGCAGTGGTCCTGGCCGGGCTCGGGATCCGGCGCTTCGCCACCCGTGACATCGTGCAGGAGTAGCGCAGGGCCCGCTTCCCACCCGGTGGGCGGCGTTACACTGGGGCCGTGGATGAGGAGCAAGCCGGGCAGCAGCGGGCCACCGTGCTGCGGTTCAGTACCCGGGGCATAGCCCCGGGGGACCGGGTGACGATGTGGGAGGGGCACAACGCCCGCGCCCTGATCTCACTGGACATCAGGACCATCGACGAGTCCCCGATGCATGCCACCGAGTCGAACCTGCAGCTGGCCTCGCTGCGGCTCGCACAGGTCACCGGGACCCCGCAGATCGTGGAACGCTCCGAATCGTTCATCAGGGCCAACCCGACGGGTGTCGTGGCGGTCTTCTTCGCGCTCGAGGGAGAGGCGTTCTTCTACCACCGCGGCGGACACGAATCGCTGCGCCCGGGGCAGGCGCTGGTCTGTGACGCGGACGCGCCGTTCATGCGCGGGTTCTCGCGCGGGCTACGCGAAACGGTGCTGACCATCCCGAAGGAGCTCTACCGGGAAATCACCGGATCCCCGGCCCCTTCCAGCCCGCGGGTCTTCGAGTTCGGCCCCGGAGCCGGACCCCGCGAGCGGGCCCTGGCCCGGCTGCTGCACCGGACCCTGGCCCGGGTGCCGGTGGCACCCGGCGCCGAATCGTCGATCGCCGCTGCCGGAACGATCGAAAGCGAGGCCATCGACCTGCTGCGCCTGGTCCTGGGCGATGGCCATGGCGGTGCCGGCGGCTACATCGCGGCGGCCAAGGAACACATCGAACGCAGGCTTTCGGACCCGGCGCTGGACGTGGCCGAAATCTCCGCAGCCGTCGGACTCAGCGAGCGGCAACTGGGCCGGGTCTTCGCGGCCGCCGGAACCACCGTGGCGCGCTACCTGCTGGCCCGGCGGCTCGAGACCGCCCACGGTTACCTGGTCTCCCCGGCGCACGGGGCGCTGGCCATGTCGGAGGTGGCCGCGCTCAGCGGCTTCGCCTCGCCCAGCCATTTCGGCAAGCGCTTCCGCGAACACCACGGGAACACGCCGCTGCAG
This genomic interval carries:
- a CDS encoding ABC transporter permease, with the translated sequence MSTATARTRQARRSPALAASLTGFMIAVLFIARRNWLRLLIWAAVLAAMIPVVYDSQQQAFPTQAARDAYAQVANTPAVAAMTGLPYAAGSLGGILVIKIWMTLAVALAFASVFLVTRNGRADEETGRTELLRASVLGRHAYSLANYAVASALSVVVGVLISVLCLAVFLPVTGSLLMGASIAGTGLAFVGISAICGQLSSTSRGANSLGVAVLAVFYFIRAGADLQSDGSSTTALSWFSPIGWAQNMRAFGEDNWWPLLALLALAMAGCALALLIETNRDLGMGLLPERRGAASASGFLTRPVGLALRLQRSSLLGWLAGAVVAGAFFGGVAKAMSTLLDPSNAWAQAFVGSTGNMLNGVLSIFVLFNGMLAGAFAVQCLSMASAEEASGRLEPQLAGALSRSGWLGAHVLVAALGSGLMLVIGGYLTGAASAGAASGSDLALASLAYWPAVLLILGLQLFLHGFVTRHGVSITWAVYGVSVMVAMFGELFSLSERAIKSTPFGAVPRLPAEAFSLTPLLVLIAIAVVLAGLGIRRFATRDIVQE
- a CDS encoding AraC family transcriptional regulator, translated to MDEEQAGQQRATVLRFSTRGIAPGDRVTMWEGHNARALISLDIRTIDESPMHATESNLQLASLRLAQVTGTPQIVERSESFIRANPTGVVAVFFALEGEAFFYHRGGHESLRPGQALVCDADAPFMRGFSRGLRETVLTIPKELYREITGSPAPSSPRVFEFGPGAGPRERALARLLHRTLARVPVAPGAESSIAAAGTIESEAIDLLRLVLGDGHGGAGGYIAAAKEHIERRLSDPALDVAEISAAVGLSERQLGRVFAAAGTTVARYLLARRLETAHGYLVSPAHGALAMSEVAALSGFASPSHFGKRFREHHGNTPLQVRSATRATFLAEYAKARVVPPTGA